The genomic window GTGCAAACCCAGTGTCCTCTTGGGCTTTCCTCTGCTACAGGTAACGGTACCCAAATAGCTCCCAAGAACTGCAGGGAGAATGAATTTTATTATCCACTTATtctttcattcagtcattcaccaTCATTTATGAACCTACTAACTTCTTTATGCTAAGGCCTGTGCTAGAAATACGAAGATGCCCTCAAGGCAGCTATCTCCTGGCGAAACCAAGCGCATAGACTGGTAACTTCAATATAATGTGGTAAACTAAAACGTAACATAAGAGAAAGCAGATGTCttaaagtcctgggctcaaatgatcctcctgcctcagcctcccaaagtgctgggattacaggcatgagccactgcacctgacccataTTACATTATAAACATGTTTTGACATTGTTAGTCTGCCTCATTTCTTTACAATGGAGtctatttttgaaacttttcttgATTATATGTATATTCCATTTATTATgttcaaaataatctttttaacaaaaaataaatattttaattgttacaAAAACAAAGGAGGCAGCTATTAGAAACTCTGCATTTCATAAAACAATGAAACtttgtttaaatgttttcatgATCATCTTCCCGCAGACACCATTCATTTTAAAAGTCCTAGTCAAGACCATTAAGCAGTTTCatcttctatattttaaaaaaccctagagatttaaaaaacagTACAGAATTTCACTATCTTTATATATCTTACAAAGCTATTAAATTTTTCAGTGTCAAGAGCAAAACATTACCCCATACCTAGCTTCATTACTGGAAGGTGGACACCTGATTCAGCAATACTCATTAACAGGTAGGTAGATTTTACCTGTGTTGACTGTAGTAAAGCCATTTTACAATCAACTTAGGAGGTAATAATACCAGCCAAACACACAAAGACACCAACACCAAAAATGATATGTTTAGTATGTACAAATAGCTATACTTGGGGCATGGCTATCAAGTAACAAGACTGATTTAATACTTTATAGTCAtagcacattaaaaatatattgctaGAGGGATAACGGTACCACACATGAAAAATGTCTATATGGAAAAGGCTGCGATTTATTGCAAAGCATAATATATAGCAAATTCCAAGGAAgggcaaataatttttaaacaaatctttAAATTTAATGGCTTAAGCTAAAGCCTCAGTTACTTTTCGGAGGATTCATAACAAATAGGGGTTGAAgaatgattttccttttttcttttccttttttttggaaatgatatcttgctctgttccccaagTTGAacatagtggcacaatctcggctcactgcaacctctgcctcctgggttcaagagattctcctgcctcagcctcccaagtagctgggattacaggtgcccgccaccacccctggctaatttttgtatttttagtagagatgggtttcaccatgttggccaggctggtcttgaactcccaacctcaggtgatctgcctgcctctgccttccaaagtgctgggattacaagtgtgagccaccacacccagctttctttttttgatttacttttttttttcttttttcttttattttttttgagatggagtcttgctctgttgcccaggctggagtgcagtggtgtggtcttggctcactgcaacctctgcctcccaggttcaagcgattttcctgcctcagcctcctaagtagctactatgcccagataattttttttttttttttgtacttttagtagagatgggatttcaccatgttgactagctggtcttgaactcctgacctcatgatccacccacctcagcctcccaaagtgctggaattacaggcgtgagccaccacacccggcttttttttcttttttttcttctgatatttttgtttcttttgcaatGTCCTCTTCAGTGGAACTGGATGAATAAGAccgctttgttttttaaaaaaattgattttctctttgctttttcttctcctcttcatttatttttttcctgtaatacCTGCAATTTATTCAGTTCTTTATCTTATTCATCAATCTTCACTATGTCCCTTTGGGGTCTACTTGGAGAAAGTTGCAGCATTCAAAAGTCAGGTGGCCAGGAAGCCACATTTTTTACAGCCTGCTCTGACACTGTCCTTGTTGCAACCTGGGACTGCCATGATGTTGGTAAGAGGGGTCGCTGGAGTCTCCGGCTTTCTAGAACACGCTTGTTTCCCATTAGCTGCGAGGATGAGTCACTGCCAAAGTGGCCACTTTCACCTGTGCCACGGCCTAACCTGATTTTAAATAGTGAAAATcataaacaacttaaatgtctCATACCTGAGAAATGTCTACATAAATGAGGATACATTCATTGGATAGAATTCTATGCAGCCACTTAAAGTTATGTTTTCAAAGATTACATAACATGAAAAATGCTTCTGGCATAAGAAAAATGAGGACTTCTCTTTATTGTATACCGGGATGCTTtagaatgtttgtttttataaataatgttgcaaCAACATCTTTGTAGGTGTAGATTTTTCCACATTTAAGATTACATCATTaggatacaatttttaaaatggaatcacTTGGTAATAGCCTATGAATATTTTTGTGGTTGAGAAATATGGCTAACTTGCAAAGTGGCAGTATCACTTTGCAATGCCACACAATGTATGAAAATCCCAATTAtcccccacctccaccagaaTGTGGCTCATTtgcattttactttgttttgctATATTCTTCTCTCATGGATAGggttcttttgcattttagaaaTTCAAGGCCAGAAACAGCCACATCCCCACAATTAATAAATTTCTCCAACCTGGAAGCCAAAGGAAGTCTCTACTGGATGAAGAATCTATTGAGACTGTGAAGAACACATTTAAATTGGAACGTGGTATGTTTCTTAAAAACATGAATAGTATAGTAGCTGAGTATtaacaaatgaaacaaatgaagtCTAAGaaacatagtaaatatttcacTCTGCATTTGTAGCAGACCCATAAAAATATCATAAAGCCACGTTAATGTAATAAAGTAATGAAACATGAAGACATAAACTGCCTAATACCTGTAAGCTAGACagccttttctatttttcataagaCAAAGAAACACCAATTAATCAGAACCATCCAAATATGAATCCTTCTACGTATTGCAAAAGAGTAAAATCACAAATATGCAAATGAATGtcaaagatttctttaaaaacaaaacaaaacaaaaagcacacacATCACCATCATACACTTCTACCACATTTTGGGAAAAGTCCAGGGAACAGCATAGCTTCAAACTAGTTTCTTAAACTTTCAATCACTAGAATATTCTGCAGACACGGCATGTATTTCTAGGATCAATTTCACAGTTAGTTTCTACTTCAGTATCATAATCGGTTTTGACTATTATAAGCTGCCGTCAGTCGGAATCTGAAGATTCTCCTCAATCATCTCTGACAGCTAGTGAGTGAGCAGAGCACCTCAATGATGACGGTTTTTTCCAGCCTTGCCTGTGGTAACAACCTCTTTGCCATCATTAGGAttcaagggattttttttcttcttctttaaattgGGTTTTAAGTACGTCAAAGAATTTTATCTAGATTTCCTAGTCAGTTCAACTGGTAGAGCTTTTTTCTGCCCTTAATTGAATTACTTATCACTGAAAGTTTAACAACCTCCTTGAAAGTCAGTTGGGAAAGGTAACCGATGGAACAGAACCACATGAACTCTGCTGTTATCAGTTGAGGACCCTACACTTTCACTTCAAGAAAGGGTGTGAAATATGACACCACTGCACAGAGCCAACAGGATAGGAACTATAGATTTTTAGAGCTCTAAGGGGTCGAGCATTTAGTTCAATTCCTCCTTAAGGATGAGAAACTGagtcagagggaaaggaaatgacCTTCCAAAGAGCATCAGATGGGTGGAAGAATTGGGCTGGGATTCGGGTTTCCTGATGTTCAGTTTGGACCCTAAAAGTGCCTTGGACGTTAAAAGTTATAACTATGCCTAAAAATAAAGTGGTAATTTGAAACAAAATTGGTTTTGTTTCAGAATTGTTACtctttaagagagaaaaaatatctaCTCCTGAGGAAGTAGAGTGTTGGCTTAAATAAACCCTCCTTCTCAACCCTTTTCGTTAATAATTGAACATTTAAATGTCAAAGATGATTTAAGTATTCAGAGGAAAAACTAACATGAAAGAAACAGGTTTGAaccaaaatgtcttttatttgaaTACTGAATACATTCTGTTAGGACGTAAGAGTGTgctaagaataaaatgttttaaagaaaaaaatagcactgGCAGCAAtacaattaaaatggaaaaagtataATTTCTAATAATATCAAATATAACACAAATGACAAATAGATACATTAGCATTCTGTGAACTCCACTTAAGAACTGCTTTATGTGACAAGTTGTAGTTTAAGCTTACTTGAGACATGAGTATTTGGAATTTTCAAAAAATgccaaatatatagaaaatagacACAGCAAATGGAAGAGCGTATCATGATTCATTAGACACTTTTAATGAAAACAGCACTTGACAATTAGAAAACAGTTAAAACTTTTGCTTTAGGAAAAAACTACCTCAAACTAATGTTCATATTAGAGGTGACAGTGCTATTTGTGTTTCTAGCATTCCATATTgaagtttatcttttaaatacaaaaaaatatgctCTGCCCATTACAGCAGGATGACATGaacttagttttctgttcctccaGATGCTCAGAGCAGCAACAAGACAAGTCTCAGGATCATCATGAGGctggatttaaaataaaacaaagacaaagggAGAGTCACTTTTATCTGGCATAAGACAGAAAGGGCCATGCACTCGCCTATCCATTGGTGTTACTAATCTTGGCTTGGGGACTCTCCCAGTTCAACCCGTTGGAGGATTAAAATATCCCAGACATAACTGAATTAGCCACTTTAAAATGTTCGCTAAATGAATAAGGAAAAATCAGAACCTGTTGTCCTGAAAACCTTGGATGAGGGTTTATGAGAGAAAGGTTTGGGAAGAAACAAACTTTCAAAAGCTAGTAAAATAAAGCAACTTGAAAAAATAATCAAGGACCAACTTGGGGGAGTTACTaatttaatctcagctactttctATTAACTGAGGCCACCTTATGGATGCATAAaccctacttcttttttttttttttttttttttttttttttttcctgatgggAGTCAggaaagtctcactgtgtcacccaggatggagtgtactgatgcaatcttggctcactgaaacctccacctcctgagctcaagcaattctgcctcagcctcccaagtagctgggattacaggtgcctgccaccacactcggctaatttttgtagagatggggttgtgccatgttggctaggctggtcttgaggtcctgaccttgagctcctgaccttaagtgatccacccgcctcagcctcccaaagtgctgggattacgggtgtgagctaccacacccagcccataaaCCCTACTTCTGATTCTTCCTACCACCAAGTATCACTTTTAGAACAGGGCTATAACTGGAAAGCTGTCTTTTGTAATCAcactcctcctcccctccctgaaAATTCTAGTCACACTAGAATTTTCTAGTGTGACTAGAGTAGAAAAAGTAGTAGTGTGACTAAAGTAGAAAGAGGAACATTAAAATTATTCATCATGCTACCACCCACAGAAAAACACTACTAATAGTTTGAAgtatttccttcctgtttttttatacacaaacatttttttaatcacactgtatttggttgttttttatCCTGTTTTTATACCTTACTTATGTCACTAAGATTTTCCAATGCCACcaaatcatttttgaaaacataaaaatgtaatgcTCACTCAATATTCCATTAAATGGACAAAACATTTATTCAAACATCTCCTTACTGGTGAACTGTTAGGTTGTTCCTAATTTTTCAGTCTATCGTGTTTCCATTGGAAATAAAGTTACAATGAACATCAGTCTTTGTGCATATCTCACTGCTTTGGAATAAATTCCAAAAAGTGAAAATGTCTATCGAAGGAAATAAACATGTTTATAGCTTTCAACATATAAAGCTAACTTTCCGGAGAAATTTGTAAAATGTTATctctaaatttttatttggtgATATGCTTAATCTCATGGAtagaattactggatcaaatTAAGAGAAACTTGAGGCActctgtttatcttttaaaaaatattaaaacttctctcttaaaaactcttaaaaacattaaatttctCTCCCTGAAAAACTTGAAATAACTGTATCACACTGTCACTCTGTCAAACTTTCTAAAAGGGACTGAGTATTAGATTTAAATGAACACATTTACTGTTGCAGATGGGTGAATCCTGAGGAAAAATGAGGCTGAGTTTAGCTCTTTCTTCTGAAAAAGGCAAGTATGGCTTTGTGACTCCGTACTACAGCAGCACTATGCATAGCCAGTAAGAATGTTCACGGGTACATCAATATCAAAGACCCACTGAATCCATGCTATCTTAAGGTTTTTACTGTCATGCTTATTGTAACAAAAAGGACTTTGATCTTTCAAATTAAAATTGATGTTTCCCAAAAATTCAGCACTTCAAAACAACAGCACAGGAAAGTATTGATCAAAATAGCTTTACTTACCTCAAACCTGCAACCAGACCAGCAGGCATTATTTTCTTGGACCTCTTAAATCTCACACCCATTATGGTAGCCaggaagaaagctgtaactgaaAACCAAACTAATTCATAAACCAGAGTTTCAAACATGTTATCCATGCTTGTGGGAAAACAGTGGGTACCATTTAAAGCTTGCTAACATTACAACTATAATGGATAGGTACTGAGTTGCCATTGTCTGGAAAAGATAAAGTGCTCTATTAAAACACTTCGTGGgccagtggctcaagcctataatcccagcactttgggaggcagaggtgggcggatcacctgatgttgggagttcgaggccagcctgaccaacatggagaaacctcgtctctactaaaaatacaaaaaaatttagcagggcgtggtggcacatgtctgtactcccagctacttgggaggctgaggcaggagaatcgctcgaaccggggaggtggaggttgcagtgaactgagattgtgccattgcactctagactgggcaataagaatgaaactccgtctcaaaataacaaaaaacaaacaacaacaaaaaaaacacttcatAATCTACCTCATCAGAAAGGTTTCTGGGTAAACAAACATGTTAAAATCAATTCCTGAAATATCTTCAAAAgagaaagactttttttctttttttttttttttttgttgttgttgttgttgagacagagtcttgccttgtcacccaggctggaatacagtggcgtgatctcagctcacctccgcctcccgggttcaagcaattctcctgcctcagcctcctgagtagctgagattacagccacgcacaaccacatccagctaatttttgtatttttagtagagacagggtcttgctatgttggccaggctggtcttgaactcctggtctcaagtgatccaccagcctcggcctcccaaagtgctgagattataggcatgagccaccatgcctagctaagaGTCTTTTTCTAACTAACCTAAATTTCTATTCAAAGAACACTCCTTGAAGGCTAGCACTGAGCTTTATTCAACTTCCCTCAGAAACACTAAGTAGTACACTTGGACCCACAGGACACACTCAATAATGTTCAGTTAACTGAATATGAAGAAAACAGTTAATGTATCTTTTACAAGTAAGATCTgattaataaaaaaatacttaaaagaagGCAGACTGGTTTTGTTTTGTAGCATTCCATTTTGGAGAATTTGATGCCTGCAGACTAAATAGTCTAAGCAATAGTATTTTATTCAGAAGCATCATGTCAGCCTTTTTAGAGCTGTGCCTATGAAGGGAGAGGTAGTTTTATGTAAGAGATTAGGACATCAATGCCACAGTTTAAAAACAGCTTTCAAAGAAAAACTGTTtattgatataaaaaataaaatgactgacaACAAATACTTGTGAACTATTTAAATGCACATCAATAAAAATCCTAATATCACTATATCTGGCTGATACATCTAACATAACCTCATTACTAAAAATATCCCTACCCCCTTATAAaaatgactaaagaaaaaaaaaaacccaaatctctctctccttcaaaTATAGAAcaattttgtcttcatttatatttttttccatacatGACCAAGGCACTTTGAATAATAAATCAACTAGAGAAAATGTCCTTGGCATAGTTTTCTAAACCTTCACTGTATATCTCTTTCAAGTGAGATGAAAGTCAAGTGTCCTGGTGACTTTAAACACACAGGTTTCCATTTTTTCTGTGGATATTCTCCCATTAAGCTTAACAAGGGAAGAAACTAAAAAAGTGTCAGCCTTACTTTTTTAGGTTAAGTCTTAAGGCAGTGCAGAATCTAAAAGCTGTTTgtgaattaaatgaaacaatgcaAGGCTGTCTCTTTTTTAGTTATTCTCACAGCAATGTGAAAACTATGCTAAACATGCATTTAGGAGAGTTagcagaaaatctgaaaataattccTTGCTTTTCGTAATTCAATTTTTCAGGTAACAGGTTTTTATAGAAATATTCTTCTCAGTTGGAAGGCCTGGTAGCAGTAATATCATTTTTTATCAGGTCTTTCTAGAAAGGAGTAAGTGTTGTATTCAGCCTCAACACATGCATATGGCCATTTGCCATTTGACTAAATATGTTCAGGTATATCTAGCATAGGGTATCAAAAAAGATCACCACCTCCAATGTTTGAGTCTCTGTAACCAGGAAAAAATGCCTTACTTACACAGTGACACTTTTACATCTCGTTTGTCATTGGAGACACGGTAAGCTCCATAGCCAGCCAAACATCCAACAAAAAGACCAGCAATCAAAGATAGAACACCACctgggaggggaaaaaaacatgGGCTCACAAAGAGAATCCCAAAATGAAAGGAATT from Macaca fascicularis isolate 582-1 chromosome 4, T2T-MFA8v1.1 includes these protein-coding regions:
- the TMEM14A gene encoding transmembrane protein 14A isoform X2; its protein translation is MMQRTLRGFCRPSVLPLRIATLPMDLIGFGYAALVTFGSIFGYKRRGGVLSLIAGLFVGCLAGYGAYRVSNDKRDVKVSLFTAFFLATIMGVRFKRSKKIMPAGLVAGLSLMMILRLVLLLL
- the TMEM14A gene encoding transmembrane protein 14A isoform X1 — its product is MDLIGFGYAALVTFGSIFGYKRRGGVLSLIAGLFVGCLAGYGAYRVSNDKRDVKVSLFTAFFLATIMGVRFKRSKKIMPAGLVAGLSLMMILRLVLLLL